A part of Terriglobus roseus genomic DNA contains:
- a CDS encoding ABC transporter permease yields MRSPIALTALALLLLFAIAALLAPWAAPYDPAGLHLQQRLLSPGHHFLLGTDELGRDIFSRILFGARLSLAVAVTVVSLSLLLGLIIGSIAGYYGGWRDTILNVYVMNAFMAMPGILLAIAFVAFLGPGLRNVILALTLSGWVNYARLVRAQVMSAREREFVEAARSLGAGDLRILLRHILPNIVQPVIVQAAIGMAGAVLAEATLSFLGLGVPPPAASWGSMLNDARAHLFDAPHMVIAPAVAVMLCVLAFSFLGDALRDWSDPRTR; encoded by the coding sequence ATGCGTTCTCCCATCGCCCTGACGGCGCTCGCGTTGCTGCTTCTCTTTGCGATCGCGGCCCTATTAGCGCCTTGGGCTGCGCCGTATGATCCTGCCGGATTACATCTGCAGCAGCGCCTCCTGTCCCCCGGCCACCACTTCCTGCTGGGCACCGACGAACTAGGGCGCGACATCTTTTCGCGCATTCTCTTTGGAGCGCGACTCTCTCTTGCAGTCGCCGTGACTGTTGTCAGTCTCTCGCTTTTACTGGGGCTCATCATCGGATCCATCGCCGGCTACTACGGCGGCTGGCGAGACACCATTCTGAACGTCTACGTAATGAACGCCTTCATGGCCATGCCGGGCATTCTTCTAGCCATCGCCTTCGTCGCCTTCCTTGGCCCTGGCCTCCGCAACGTGATTCTTGCACTTACCCTTTCCGGTTGGGTGAACTACGCGCGACTTGTCCGCGCACAAGTCATGTCTGCACGCGAACGAGAGTTTGTGGAAGCGGCGCGTTCTCTTGGAGCGGGCGATCTCCGCATTCTGCTTCGACACATCCTGCCCAATATCGTGCAGCCGGTCATCGTGCAAGCGGCTATCGGTATGGCAGGCGCGGTTCTTGCAGAAGCCACACTCAGCTTCCTTGGCCTGGGAGTGCCTCCACCAGCCGCAAGCTGGGGTTCTATGCTGAACGACGCGAGGGCGCATCTTTTCGATGCGCCACATATGGTCATTGCCCCAGCAGTCGCCGTAATGCTGTGTGTACTCGCGTTTTCATTCCTTGGGGACGCTCTGCGCGACTGGTCTGATCCGCGTACGCGCTGA
- a CDS encoding glycosyltransferase WbuB, translated as MDILIYGLNYAPELTGIGKYTGEMAAWLAARGHRVRVVTAPPYYPAWKIADDYRGRGYVREGGGEAGDGHGDPLVFRCPLYVPEKVTGIKRVRHLFSFALSSFPVLMREVMASRAGAPDIIWTVEPTFFCAPFALLASRLAHTPAWLHVQDFEVDAAFDLGMLPKKGPIHTFAMLLEKTFSKAFQRVSSISVRMVERSLTKDVRPERIVLFPNWVDIDLVKPQAPDAPNRFRSELGLEGKTVFLYSGNMGNKQGLELLPKVAAALSQDTSIHFLLCGEGAFRAELEEMVRGLTNVTLLPLQPLESLNELLNCADVHLLPQRAGAADLVMPSKLTGMLSSGRATIATSPTDTQLGTVISGGVDGSSPCGVVVPPEDVEAMVDAVQMLAANPTQRMRMGENARQYAVRNLGREQVLEQFERDLRSAVNEYRGRPFERPQTPFRFALVNRRRRRRPPAPPIPAE; from the coding sequence CTGGACATCCTGATTTACGGGCTGAACTATGCCCCGGAACTGACCGGCATCGGAAAATACACTGGCGAAATGGCGGCGTGGCTGGCTGCGCGTGGCCATCGAGTGCGAGTGGTGACAGCGCCTCCGTATTATCCTGCCTGGAAAATTGCAGACGACTACCGTGGACGGGGATACGTCCGCGAGGGCGGCGGCGAGGCTGGTGATGGTCACGGAGATCCACTGGTGTTCCGCTGTCCGTTGTACGTTCCCGAGAAGGTAACGGGGATCAAGCGTGTGCGTCACTTGTTCTCTTTTGCATTGAGTTCTTTCCCTGTACTGATGCGTGAAGTGATGGCATCCCGCGCGGGTGCGCCGGACATTATCTGGACCGTAGAACCCACATTTTTCTGCGCCCCCTTTGCACTGTTGGCATCGCGACTGGCACATACGCCGGCTTGGCTGCATGTGCAGGATTTTGAAGTGGATGCAGCGTTTGATCTGGGTATGCTGCCGAAGAAGGGGCCGATCCATACATTCGCCATGCTGCTGGAGAAGACATTCTCAAAAGCGTTTCAGCGCGTTTCCAGTATCTCTGTGCGTATGGTGGAACGTTCGCTTACGAAGGATGTTCGACCGGAACGTATTGTTTTGTTTCCTAACTGGGTAGATATCGACCTGGTAAAGCCACAAGCGCCAGATGCACCCAACCGTTTCCGCTCAGAGCTTGGTCTGGAAGGGAAGACGGTGTTCCTGTACAGCGGGAACATGGGCAACAAGCAAGGACTTGAGTTGTTGCCCAAGGTTGCTGCGGCGTTGAGTCAAGATACGTCCATCCATTTCCTTCTATGTGGTGAGGGAGCCTTTCGCGCTGAGTTGGAAGAGATGGTGCGCGGACTGACGAACGTGACCTTGCTGCCGCTTCAGCCACTGGAATCGTTGAATGAGCTTCTGAATTGTGCTGACGTCCATCTGTTGCCGCAGCGTGCGGGCGCGGCGGACCTGGTGATGCCGTCAAAGCTGACGGGCATGTTATCCAGCGGGCGCGCAACGATCGCAACCTCACCAACAGATACGCAGCTTGGAACGGTGATCTCGGGCGGTGTTGACGGTAGCTCTCCCTGCGGCGTGGTGGTTCCACCGGAAGATGTAGAGGCGATGGTGGACGCTGTTCAGATGCTCGCCGCGAATCCAACGCAACGGATGCGCATGGGTGAAAACGCGCGTCAATATGCAGTACGGAATCTGGGACGCGAACAGGTTTTGGAACAGTTCGAACGTGACCTGCGTTCCGCCGTCAATGAATATCGCGGACGTCCGTTTGAACGGCCGCAGACTCCGTTCCGCTTCGCATTGGTGAACCGTCGTCGTCGCCGTCGGCCACCAGCTCCTCCCATTCCAGCAGAGTAG